Proteins from a genomic interval of Lolium perenne isolate Kyuss_39 chromosome 1, Kyuss_2.0, whole genome shotgun sequence:
- the LOC127308642 gene encoding 3-hydroxyisobutyryl-CoA hydrolase-like protein 1, mitochondrial codes for MPSLAAAAAARRAGEALRRGATGGARYLSSLRPSPATAAASDSDEVLVEGKASARAAVLNRPGHLNALTTTMGARLNKFYASWEDSPDIGFVMMKGSGRAFCAGGDVVRLHKLMNEGKLDECKDFFRTLYSFIYVLGTYLKPHVAILDGVTMGGGGGVSIPGTFRVATDRTVFATPEVHIGFHPDAAASFYLSHLTGHVGEYLALTGEKINGVDMVALGLATHYSMADHLELVDERLARLVTDDPSVIDTSLAQYGDLVYPDKTSIVHRLEVIDKCFSHETVEEIVDALESEAARLNEEWCTLALKRLKEASPLALKVSLRSIREGRYQTLDECLVREYRMSVNGISKPLSHEFSEGVRARLVEKDLAPKWDPPALEFVSEDMVDSYFAPLGEFDAELKLPTELREAFV; via the exons GGAGGCCCTGCGCCGCGGCGCGACGGGCGGCGCGCGGTATCTCTCCTCCCTCCGCCCGTCGCCCGCGACCGCCGCCGCATCCGACAGCGACGAG GTTCTGGTGGAAGGCAAAGCCAGCGCCCGCGCCGCCGTGCTCAACCGCCCCGGCCATCTCAACGCCCTCACCACCACCATG GGGGCTAGGCTCAATAAGTTCTATGCGTCATGGGAGGACAGCCCAGACATTGGCTTCGTCATGATGAAG GGCAGCGGCCGAGCATTCTGTGCTGGTGGGGATGTTGTTCGATTGCACAAACTTATGAATGAGG GCAAGTTGGACGAGTGTAAGGATTTTTTCAGGACTTTGTACAGTTTCATCTATGTTCTTGGGACGTATTTGAAGCCACAT GTTGCCATTCTTGATGGTGTTACGATGGGTGGTGGAGGAGGTGTTTCCATTCCTGGAACATTTCGTGTTGCTACTGATAGAACA GTGTTTGCCACTCCAGAAGTACATATTGGCTTCCACCCGGATGCTGCTGCCTCCTTTTATTTGTCACACCTAACTGGTCATGTTG GGGAATACTTGGCCTTGACTGGTGAAAAAATCAATGGAGTGGATATGGTTGCGCTTGGCCTTGCCACACACTATTCCATGGCTGAT CACCTGGAACTGGTCGACGAACGGCTTGCTAGATTGGTAACTGATGATCCATCAGTTATTGATACTTCCCTCGCACAATACGGAGACCTTGTTTATCCAGATAAGACAAGCATTGTGCATAG GCTGGAGGTTATAGACAAATGCTTCAGCCATGAAACAGTTGAAGAGATCGTTGACGCATTG GAAAGTGAAGCAGCCAGGTTGAATGAAGAATGGTGTACGTTGGCACTGAAAAGATTGAAAGAGGCCTCTCCACTTGCTTTGAAAGTATCACTACGATCG ATACGCGAAGGTAGATATCAGACACTTGATGAATGCCTTGTACGCGAATACCGCATGTCTGTCAATGGGATCTCGAAGCCACTTTCCCATGAATTCAGTGAG GGTGTCAGAGCACGACTAGTGGAAAAGGATTTGGCTCCAAAG TGGGATCCTCCTGCCCTTGAGTTTGTTTCGGAGGACATGGTTGATTCTTACTTTGCACCTCTGGGTGAATTTGACGCTGAGCTGAAGCTGCCTACAGAACTGCGAGAGGCATtcgtatag